The Tissierellales bacterium nucleotide sequence CTATATTTATTTTACCATATCTTAATAGCTTTTGATATTGCAGCATTCCTTAATATTTTTTAAGATTTTGTTCTCTTTGAATTAAAAAGGATACCTTGAAATAGCTTTTTATCCATTTCAAAGTATCCTCTTTTTAAAAGCAATTACTTATTTTCAATCTCGCTAACTATACGTAGCCAATATCTAACTACATCAATAGAAATAGCTCAGTGCTTAGAAAATATATTAAGCACTTTTTACATCTTTTTGAACACTTTTTTCTTGATTCTGTTTCTTTAACAATTCTTCCCATTGATTCACTAAATCGTTAAAATAAACTAAGATATTATCTACAGCTTCAGTTTTTGACATATCCACTCCAGCTTTTTTTAGTATTTCAACTGGATAATCTGAACCTCCTGCCGCTAAGAATTCTAAATACTTATCTGTGGCACCCTCTTTTTCATCCACAATATTCTTAACTAATTCATTCGCAGCTGAAATGCTAGTAGCATATTTGTATACATAGAAATTCATATAAAAATGTGGTATTCTACTCCAACCATATTTTGATGTCTCATCAAACGTATAGCTCTCACCATAGTATTTCTTCATTATATCCATCCATAAATTATTTAGCACCTCTGGAGACAATGCTTTTCCAGCTTCAACCAATTCATGCGATTTTTGCTCAAACTCTGAAAACATAACTTGAGTATAAACAGTTCCTCTTATATTTTCAATTTGCTTGTTCAACAAGTAAAGCTTTTCATCATCACTCTTTGCATTCTTTATCAAATAATCCATAACAAGAAGCTCATTCGCTGTTGATGCAACTTCTGCTGTAAAAATAGAATAATCTGCATTTATATATGCTTGCTTTTTATCTGAATAAACAGAATTTAATGCATGACCCATTTCATGTGCTAATGTCAAAGCCGAATCTAGAGAATTGTCATAATTAAGTAAGATATATGGATGAACTCCGTATGGTCCCCAGTTATATCCACCTGTATATTTTTTATCATCTTCATACACATCTAACCAACGGCTCTCAATTCCTTCTTTAAACTGATTTAGATACTCTTCTCCCAAAGGTTTCAGCGCCTCAAGAATCATAGCTACAGCTTCATCATAAGTATACTCTAATTTATAATCTTTTACCAAAGATACTGAATTATCGTAACCGTGTAATTCATCGTAGCCCAATACATCTTTTTTGACTGCGTAATATTTGTGTAAAGGTGCTAAATTTTTATTAACCGCATTTACCAAATTTTCATATATTTCTTTTGAGATATTTTCCGCAGCTAATGAAGATTCTAGAGCTGAGTTGTATCCTCTAGCTTTCGCAAAGAATATATTTTTCTTTATCTCACCAGCATAAGTCGCTGCTAAAGTATTATTAACTTTTTTATACGATTCTCCTCTAGCAAGTGCCGCCCTTTTACGAAAATCTCTATCATCAGACTCTAATATTTTTCTATAAGCTGAATTAGTAAGTACAATTTCTTTTCCTTCTTTATCTTTAACTTTTGCTTTTTGAAAATCAGCTAAAGTTACCTTATCAAATATATCATTTGGAGTTTCGCTCAGCTCTCCCGCTAATGCAAGTAGTGTTTCCTCTTTCTCGGATAAGATATGTTCTTTTTTCTTAATCAATGCATCTAAATGATGACTGTATACAGCTAATTTTTTATCTTTTTTCAAATTTTCTAATTTTTTAGAATCTAAGTTTAATATCTCTGGTGTAGTAAATGAAGTTGCTGCTAAATATTCATTATATACACCTGTTGCCATTCCAACTAGCTCTGTTGCAGTTGCATTTGACTGATCTAAGTCAGACATCAAATTAGGATACATGTATACTTTCTCTATTATATATGATGCTTCCTCATCCAATTTGAAATAATTAGCTAATTGAGTTGCTGAATTTAGTTTCCCCTTAAACGCCTTCAGCTTTGGAATATACTCTTCTCTTAATTTTTTCACATCTGATTTAAAATCTTCATTAGTCTTGTATATGTCTTCTAATTGCCACTTATATGCTTCTCCAACTTCTGCTCTCTTTGGAAGAGGTTTTTCTGCAAAAACTGCAGTTTGAGAAAATAACATTGATGCTGCCAAACTAAGTACTAATAACTTTTTTATGATTTTATTCTTTTTCATGTGAATTCCCCCTAATGTATTTTAAACTATGATAACATTTCTATTACTTTTTTGCAATATCTTATGGCATATTAAATAATCTTAATATTTAGATTTTACGAAAGTATATTTATATATTGTTTTCAAATTTGATTTCTTTCAAAATAAACTTTATAATTAGTATAGTAGAGTTAGCGCTCTGCAATGTTAATCACAGAAGGAGTGTTTTGGTTATGAAAAAAAAATACTTGGTTGTCGAAAAAAAAATATTGCCTGAAGCATTTGAAAAAGTAGTAATCGCAAAGAGACTGCTAGATTCTGGGCAAGCAGAAAACATTTCCCAAGCAGTCAAAATAGTCGGAATTAGCCGAAGCACATTTTACAAATATAAAGATAGTATATTTACTCTAAGTGAAACAACTCACCACCAAAAAGTTTCTATCAATTTTAGATTGACTCACAACCCTGGCATTCTAAATGAAGTTCTATCATATATAGCAAGTCAATCTGGTAATATAATAACTATTCATCAAGATATACCAATTCATGGGCATGCTTCAGTTTCTATAACTTTTGATATGACTCATCTTTCCATAGAGTTAGATGATTTAATACAAGGCATAGCATCAATCGAAGGTGTTTCTGATGTAAATCTAATAGCGGTTGAGTAACCTTTGCCATCACAAAACCTACTTACTCATCTCTCTCTTACATAAAGGAGAGAATTTTCTCGAAATAAATTTGTGCACAAAAAAAGATTAGTCCTGTGTATTTAGGACTAATCTTTTTTATTGCCATTCAAATGTTTTTTCTAAAAATCTTTTCAATGTATTGCTTTTGGGTTTACTAAAAATTTCTTTACTTTTACCATATTCTGCAATTTTACCATCTACTATAAACATAGTTTCATCACACGCTCTTTGTGCAAATCCCATTTCATGTGTAACAAGTATCAAATCTTGTTTTTCACTGTTCTTTAAGTCTCGCATCATATCTAGCACTTCATTTGTAAGTTCTGGATCTAGTGCTGATGTAGGTTCATCTAAAAGCAAAAAATCAGAATCTAGAGCCAATGCCCTAGCTAAAGCGATCCTCTGTTTTTGTCCTCCAGATAGCTGATGAGGCTTTTTGTCTTTATGCTCTGATAGCTGAAATCTTTGCAATAAATCAAGAGCTTCATTTTCTGCCATATCTGCTTTTTTGTTATGCACAACCCTCATTGGCAAAGTAATATTTTCAATAGCAGTCAGATGTGGAAATAGATTATAAGACTGAAAAACCATTCCAATAGACTTCCTATATTCTCTGATTGACTTCTCTTTATATTCTAATTTTGATCCATTTATCCAAATAGATCCTGAACTAGGCTTTTCTAGACCAGCAATAATTCTAAGTAGTGTTGACTTTCCTCCACCTGATGGTCCAATTATAGCAAGTGAACTAAGAGAATCCATCTCAAAATTTATATTGTCTAGTATAACCTTTCCCTGATAACTTTTAGTAAGATTTTCTATTTTAAGATTCATAGTTATACTTCCTTTCTAAATACTTAGCCAAATATGACATAGGTATAGTTAATATCAAATATCCTATGGCCAGCACTGTAAGATTCTCAATCATCGCAAATGTAATAGAATCAACTTCTTGATAATTTTTAGTAAATTCATTTACAGCAATTATAGATAACAAAGATGAATCCTTGACTAGTGAAATAAATTGACCTGCCAATGGGGGAAGTATTCTTCTGATGACCTGTGGCATTATTATATACCTATACATCTGCATTTTCTTAAATCCAAGCGCTTTAGCTGCATCTATTTGAGTATTCTCTATGCTTTCTATACCAGCTCTTATAATTTCAGTAACATAAGCCCCTGAAAATATTGAAAGTATTAGAACTCCCGCTATATATCTGTTTGTTATATTCAGAGCTGTCCCTATAACATAAAAACCCATAAATATTTGCACTAAAAAAGGCGTTCCTCTTATCAATCCAACATAAAAAATACTTATTTGATTTAACAATATTATTCGCGAATGCCTTGCAAGTGCGAATAACATCCCAAGTATCAAACTAAGTAATAGGGAAAAGAAACTAATCAAGACAGTAATTCTAAAACCAATTATGAATTTATTACGATACTCATATACTGTATACCATCTCGTATTATATCCTAGCCTATTAAATGCTACAGCAGCCGCTATTAATAATAAGCCTATCAATATTGCCCAATTCAAATAAACAATATTTTTAGAATAGTATTCTCCATCTTCGTTTTTCAAAAAAAATCTTTTTAATGTATCCATATTCTGTCTCCTAGTTTTGTGACTTCTCTAGATAAAAACTAACTATTTAAAAAAAGAAAGGTATATTTAGTTTTTTAAATAATTCTTGTTGTTCTTTCAAATATTTTTCAGCCAATGCTTCAAAACCACCATTTTCCTTATATTTCTCGATAAACGCATTTACCTTTTCTCTAAGTTCATCGTCATCTGATCTTAGAGCCATACCCCACTTTTCATTTTCTTCTTGAAATGGTTCTAAATTCAATCTAGTAGTTTGCTCATTGTTTTTCCAATTTTTGTAGATTGTCATCTGGTCATAAATAAATGCATCTGCCTTTCCTTGTGTCACTTCCAGTACACATGCAGTTTCTTTATCAAATACATTTATAG carries:
- the pepF gene encoding oligoendopeptidase F produces the protein MKKNKIIKKLLVLSLAASMLFSQTAVFAEKPLPKRAEVGEAYKWQLEDIYKTNEDFKSDVKKLREEYIPKLKAFKGKLNSATQLANYFKLDEEASYIIEKVYMYPNLMSDLDQSNATATELVGMATGVYNEYLAATSFTTPEILNLDSKKLENLKKDKKLAVYSHHLDALIKKKEHILSEKEETLLALAGELSETPNDIFDKVTLADFQKAKVKDKEGKEIVLTNSAYRKILESDDRDFRKRAALARGESYKKVNNTLAATYAGEIKKNIFFAKARGYNSALESSLAAENISKEIYENLVNAVNKNLAPLHKYYAVKKDVLGYDELHGYDNSVSLVKDYKLEYTYDEAVAMILEALKPLGEEYLNQFKEGIESRWLDVYEDDKKYTGGYNWGPYGVHPYILLNYDNSLDSALTLAHEMGHALNSVYSDKKQAYINADYSIFTAEVASTANELLVMDYLIKNAKSDDEKLYLLNKQIENIRGTVYTQVMFSEFEQKSHELVEAGKALSPEVLNNLWMDIMKKYYGESYTFDETSKYGWSRIPHFYMNFYVYKYATSISAANELVKNIVDEKEGATDKYLEFLAAGGSDYPVEILKKAGVDMSKTEAVDNILVYFNDLVNQWEELLKKQNQEKSVQKDVKSA
- a CDS encoding ACT domain-containing protein, giving the protein MKKKYLVVEKKILPEAFEKVVIAKRLLDSGQAENISQAVKIVGISRSTFYKYKDSIFTLSETTHHQKVSINFRLTHNPGILNEVLSYIASQSGNIITIHQDIPIHGHASVSITFDMTHLSIELDDLIQGIASIEGVSDVNLIAVE
- a CDS encoding amino acid ABC transporter ATP-binding protein, coding for MNLKIENLTKSYQGKVILDNINFEMDSLSSLAIIGPSGGGKSTLLRIIAGLEKPSSGSIWINGSKLEYKEKSIREYRKSIGMVFQSYNLFPHLTAIENITLPMRVVHNKKADMAENEALDLLQRFQLSEHKDKKPHQLSGGQKQRIALARALALDSDFLLLDEPTSALDPELTNEVLDMMRDLKNSEKQDLILVTHEMGFAQRACDETMFIVDGKIAEYGKSKEIFSKPKSNTLKRFLEKTFEWQ
- a CDS encoding amino acid ABC transporter permease; this translates as MDTLKRFFLKNEDGEYYSKNIVYLNWAILIGLLLIAAAVAFNRLGYNTRWYTVYEYRNKFIIGFRITVLISFFSLLLSLILGMLFALARHSRIILLNQISIFYVGLIRGTPFLVQIFMGFYVIGTALNITNRYIAGVLILSIFSGAYVTEIIRAGIESIENTQIDAAKALGFKKMQMYRYIIMPQVIRRILPPLAGQFISLVKDSSLLSIIAVNEFTKNYQEVDSITFAMIENLTVLAIGYLILTIPMSYLAKYLERKYNYES